DNA sequence from the Centropristis striata isolate RG_2023a ecotype Rhode Island chromosome 17, C.striata_1.0, whole genome shotgun sequence genome:
GGTCAAACCAGTGCTGAAGGCACTTACTTCCTTTATTTCGACTTTTGGTGTTCCAAAGATAGTGCAAATGGATCAGGgcagtaatttcatgtctcatACTTTTTCCCAGGTGTTAAAACAGCTGAGGGTTGAACATCATGTCTCTAGCGCCTATCATCCGGAGTCTCAGGGTGTTCTGGAACGTTTTCATCAAACGTTAAAATCTATGTTGCGTTCCTACTGTACTGAGCCTTCTCAGGATTGGGAAGAAGGCCTGCCATGGTTATTGTTGGCAATAAGGGAGGTTTCGCAGACCAGTACGGGTTTCAGTCCAAATGAGCTAGTGTTCGGTCACTCTGTCCAGGGGCCGCTAGCAGTTCTGGGAGGGGATGCGAAACCTGAGGAGCCTCCTGGGAATGTTTTGGATTATGTGAATGACTTTTGTCGTCGACTGTACATTGCTTGTGCTACTGCTCACAAGAATCTTGGTGCAGCGCAAAGAAAAATGAAGGAGGGCTTCGACCAAAAAGCTGAGTTTCGGCTGTTTGAGCCAGGGGACCAGGTTCTGGTTTTGTTACCTGTGATTGGTTCACCATTTCAGGCAAGGTTTAGCGGGCCTTACACAGTGAAAAGTAGGATGTCTGAGAGGGATTATTTGATTGCCACACctgagaggaggaagaaagtgCAGTGGTGTCATGTAAACTTGTTGAAATCCTTTTTGACTCCCTCTGCCATGAAGGATAGTGACACACTTCCTTTAGGTGATGTTCCTAAGCCCGTGGCCACAGCTGGTGCTGGGACTTCGGACGATTTCGATGTTCCCTCTGAGCCCATTCTGACTGGAAAGCTTAAAAATTCAGAGTATCTAAACGATCTTCCCAGTCAGTTTAGTTATCTTTCAGATGCTTTCTCATTTGTCTCTCTTTTCAGATACGCCATCACGCACTAACATGATTGAGCATGACATAGAGGTGGGGGATGCTCTGCCTGTGAGGCAACATGCTTACAGGATGCTAGTAGAAAAGCGTCAGCGTATGGAAAAGGAGGTGGAGTATTTGCTGCAACATGGGTTGGCAGAACCATCATGCTCAGGCTGGGCTTCTCCATGTTTGTTGGTAGCTAAGGCAGATGGGTCAGACAGATTTTGCACGGATTTCAGGAAGGTTAATGTGCTCACCAGCCCTGATTGTTATCCACTGCCTCGCATTGAGGACTGCATTGATCAAGTAGGTGGTgccaaatttgtgaccaaactGGATCTTTTGAAAGGTTATTGGCAGGTGCCAAGGTGCCAGGAGATTTCATCATTTATTACACCATGGGGTTTGTTTTCTTATTCGGTCATGCCATTTGGTCTTCGAAATGCCCCAGCAACATTTCAGCGTCTCATGAACAAAGTTTTAGCTGGTTTAGCAGGGTGTTCAGCTTATTTGGATGACATTGTGGTGTTTAGTGAGACGTGGGAAACTCATGTTCAGCGCTTGTGTGCAGTGCTTGACCGGTTGACTCAGGCAAATTCAACTGTCAATTTAGCAAGTGTGAGTTTGCAAAAGCGACCATAACTTATCTGGGTAAGGTGGTTGGTCAGGGCGAAGTTCGTCCAGTGCAGGCGAAGGTGGAGGCCATTCTCAACTACCCAGTACCAGCATCTAAGAAGGAACTGATGCGGTTCCTTGGGTTGGTGGGGTATTATCGTAGCTTCTGCCCCAACTTCTCAACTGTGGTGGCTCCACTGACAAACCTACTTAAGAAAAATATGCCTTTTGACCTCTTACTGTCATACtgcatttaaatgtgtaaaaagtttGTTATGCTCTGCTCCTTTGCTCTCAGCTCCAGTCTTCCACAAACCCTTTAAAATCCAGGTGGATGCCAGTGAAGTTGGTGCTGGGGCTGTGCTCCTGCAGGAAGGGGAGGGGGCAGTTGATCatcctgtgtgttttttctcacgTAAGTTCAACTGTCACCAGCTGAATTATTCAGTAATTGAAAAGGAGACTCTCGCGTTGATTTGGGCCCTGAAATTTTTTGAAGTGTATGTTGGCCCATCTCTGCCCGTGACCATTTTCACTGACCATAACCCTTTGACCTTTTTGAGCAGCATGCACAATGCCAATAGTAGGCTTATGAGGTGGTTGCTATTTTTACAGCCTTACACCTTGAATGTATGTCACATCAAAGGAAGCGATAATGTACTGGCTGATGCACTCTCCCGTGCACCCTGCTGATTTTGCACAAGTCCCTGTTAGTGGGGTCTTGTGtttaaggggggggggggtgatggCCCTTGGCCATTCTGTGTTATGCTGGCCTCTCTGTGCTCCTCCCTTCCCAGGTTttccctgcctgtctctctctcacctcgTTGGGGAGATTCACCCCACCTGTGGCTCATCTATAAAGGTATGGCCTTtcccaacccgttctcattcccaaagcgtaaaataccgacgatttgtcacacccctagacgtatcatactgacgcaaagggtacccttccacgtctgtgtgaaacgctctgggttctcaattgactccaatataaacccgctcgcggcgctgagaaacgcttagagcagagcctacagccgtctattcactccaatgatatcccgaccacggccctccatgacgctgcgagcgacaatctgattggagaaccgaggaccctgtgcacggaagtatttttctcactattttaaggatttcttttaatgacatcatcaacatttctcaacacaaacacatcaaagtctgactgataattcaacaataaaatagcttcatgttgtggctctcagtataatttttttctccttcgattctgagaaataaacttttattcgtttgttttggATAGCGGAAAGGCCTACATTACCCAAAATCCTCAACAACAGTTGCTACGGCACTccgctggcggacatttctctcatttttagtgaaaaaaaaaaatattttgactttgtttctgcataaaaatggattttgattacatttctagcgagaaatatatgttttattttcttaatattcactcagtgaatgtacataatcactttgtggcgaagatctcgccagaaaaagacgatccactgtgttttattttgaaatctgttttattttgtaatctaccggatgTGCTGAGCGATCCTACCGGATGTGGTCCGATCCTACCGGATGGtacgatctcattgaatcgcgcttcactgtaaatggcccagactctgctctcctgttttagttaaaattcttcattaaacaaacattgttgtctttttttagcatagataatatacatacagtataattatttattagacagtgtgtgatattcgatatattgggtaaaaataggttttcacaacattaatacggaagaactacaaaacgagaggtctagggagttgtagtttttttaataaaacagggtttcccctaaaattggaagttggaaatacttaattagtggctttccaggggtttgaggggatgtcgatcacatttttggcatcagaatttaaatattgtcttgttcaatgggggatttgttattttttcagcatatcctaaagcccccccactcccaccccttagtggctatgctcacattatagtccatgtcaacacctttctataacagtaggtctcatgtctgtaacccttttttgtctcttagttataatcatttaaatatgccccagggttaaggttcaaaggtcaatatctcaaagcaagaatattatagaaccttgaaattgatacatgttactctccaggccaagacctttccggtgatgtatttggtttagctctatgacaaagttttatttttttcaaaccttggaaatctgccctaagagacttagattcccacagccctttgagtgctctgagtgctcttttttctctttctttacaaaaataaatcctaaaaaacagtgaaaagtcTGTTAAATAACAGGAAACAACTGTCAATTATTTTACAGAGACTTTCTAcgaaaatacagataatatacagtaatatatatttaaaaatatatatccgtagaaaaatgtgcatttttactcccattatattaatgaaCAGATTtcaactattatttgttatgatgtttatgtaaatatttgtaataaaagtaattcatgtaagtcattttatggcatttgtaatacattttggaaaaataaattaaagctcagtaaaataatacaataataataacaataataataataataattaaagtcaagaaaaataaataaataatagtaataataataatcataataatcataataataatacggaaaaaacaaaaatgatagcacaataataataattattattattataaaagtcaagaaaaaaacataaagataaatattaaaataatagttataatagtaataataataacaataataatcgaagagagaaaacataaaaattaatttaaagagaatattactaataatagtaataatagtcaTAACAAGAATAATAATAGGAATGTGTCTGGTTGTAGAAAGCTTCTGGTTTAATAGCATTAGTGATTTCAGTTCATCTTCCAAACATCTagaaatatagatatatgtatAACACTCAGATGCTTTAATCCAAAATAACTTACAGAAAATGCCTCTAAAAGAGAGACAGCTGCATATATAATGGAAACTAGCTACATATATGTTGACGGGGTTAAATGATGCTTATATGATCATATAAAACATAAGCTCAGTGAAGAGGGAGATGGATGAAGGTCTCAGCTGCTGTTCTTCCTACAGACCAGCAGATGTCGCTGTGCTCTGTGTTTCCTGAGGCTTCACCTCAGCACAGAGTCAGGAGGAGCCGCTCTCATCACCGGCTGCCTCCTGGAGAGGAAGGTCCCCGTAAGTCAGCTCGTCCCAGTCACTGgctgtaatattaataataatgcattttatttataggcgcctttcaggactctcaaggtcaccttacaataaacaattaaaaacaaagcaataataataaaacagcaatggcagtaataataaacaacaatgaaacaattacaaattagaacaataaagacaacaatgacagtaataataaacaacactgaaacagtacagagaaaaattgtaatttaaaaatgatgaatatattaGGGATAGGCTAGTCTAAACAGGTGTGTTGTTAGAGAGCGGATGGACtgagggagtttgttccagagtcgGGGGGCAGAGCAGCTAAAAGATCGTAGTAGGTTTGGAGGAGCTCAGTGAGGTATGACGGTGCGAGGTTGTGGAGGGCTTTGAATGTGAGGAGCAGGATCTTGAAGTTAATACGGAGGTGGATCGGGAGCCAATGAAGGTGTTTGAGGACGGGAGTGATGTGCTGCGTGGATGAACTGCTGGAAATGACGCGTGCGGCCGAGTTTTGGACTAATTGCAGTTTATGGAGGGATTTTTGTGGTAGACCATGAAGAAGAGCATTACAGTAATCGAGTCGGGATGTGACAAGGGCCCATCTCTCTCCCTATTATGGGAGAGAGATGGGCGAAGGCGATTGATGTTGCGAAGATGAAAGTATGCAGACCGGGTGATATTATTGATATGGGCAGTGAAGGAGAGGGTGCTATCCAGGATGACGCCCAGACTTTTGACCTGAGGGGAGGGATGGATCGGGGTGCTATTATCAATATGCAGTGAGAAACTGTTGGTTTTGGATTTGAATACCTTTTGAATACCATCCAAAAAAGAGCATGTTTAATGAACAcactctttttatttaaaatagttaaaattacTACTTTGTTAAGGTTTCTGAACCTGGTGCCTACATTACCCAGAGTGCAACGGGCTAGTAGCAGCTAATGTATCCtgtgagagagaggagcagcaggctgCAGAGGTCTCACCTCTTTCTAAGCTCCAGATGTctttataacaataaactcTTTTTAGAAACAAAGATGATGTCTGTAACTTCAGGGTCATGACGACTATAATCTCATAAAATCAAAACATGGAAATATCCTTCATTAGGAATATTTGATCACAATCAACAGTTTTCATGTTGTTGATTCTAAACAAAGAGAAGTTACCACCTCTCCTGTGAAACCAAAGGGCTGCTGCAgcagtattctttttttttaaatatatatgaaagcaatatatcatatttagtaacagtaaaatgctgttaaaGGACTAACATCACTGAACTGCTGTTATGTTTGTCTTGTTTCACTATTGATATTTTCCTCAGATTATTCTCATACAGTACCTGTAGCCGTGCTGACTCTGGTTCATGCTAACTTTGAAGATGCtcaaaaagagaaattaaatcACGTTattgttctatttatttatttttatgatttagcTGACACATTCCCAGCATGCTCTCTGAGTGTTTGCTCACCTGACCAGGTGTTTGTTGTGTGCAGGTCCTCATGGCGCTGCGGGGCCCGCTGCAGAGCCGACCCCGGTATTGCTGACAGTGATGCGCCACCTGCTGGTGGTGTTTCCGTACTGCAGCGCCACAGCGCTCATGCTGTCGGTGTATCGACGCAGGTCCCCAGGTGACTCCTGCAGCTTCTTTGTTCTTACAACATACTTCACATCAAGTCATTTATCAGCTCATTAATAGAATTATTATTTACCTCTGCAGGGAGGAAGCAGCCTGTTTCCATGACGATGTCCCCGACCAGCGGGGATGATGACCCCAACTATGATGATGTGGACGCTGATGTCACCACCGAGCATCATTTCTAAACGTTCTCTCCTCatgtacattttaaatacttttataaaaaagtaacctcctgctcctctgagggGCTCGTCCTGCTCCTCTGAgggcctcctgctcctctgtggggcctcctcctgctcctctgacagcctcctcctgctcctctgagagcctcctgctcctctgtggggcctcctcctgctcctctgagggcctcctcctgctcctctgagagcctcctcctgctcctctgagggTTTTAAATTGCtgtgtttccttttgttttcttgattgtttttgttttgacttaTATTTCTAAGTTTGAAAAATGATGTTTCAGTCACCTTGTTGATGTGAGAGCTGAGTAAAGACTCTTTTTAAACAGcgtgtctctttttgtttcttgtttcattGAGTGTTTCAGTGAGTCGTAAGCTGCTATTCGCTTCAGTCGTGTGCAGATTAGAGACTGAGTCAGGCAGGGAAGTCTTAAACCTGCTTTCTCTCCActgctgcagaaagaagtctgattgtatgaaaaatctatgaaaaaataatgtatgtCCTCAGTAAACAGTCTCATGGtgagtttatgatctcaatcGTTAgtctcaagtcttcttcaacataacatgatgttcatttagtaaattatggtgcATTTAGTGTCAAACAGAGCAGAACTttgagtgcttttacttttttttgcctcGATTCTGTCCACCCTGCGTCCTCATTTCTGACTCTTGGATCAGGTTCCTCAGACAGAATCTGAGAGTTTTAGACATGATAGAAGAGGTTTACTgactttggtttgttttgaagaTCAGAACTGAAGAGAAATGAACCTCAGGTCAGTTTAGGTTTTAATAACAGCCTGCACTTCAGACTCTGGTTGTTTCCTCTTCTGTGGCTAAAATAAGAATATGTTAATGACAGAAGCGACACAGACTAAAACATGATCACATGGAAactaaacagagaaagaaaagatgtTCCTCATTTCAGTTTATTTGATCTGTAGAGATATCAGTCATTTGAAAAGTTGAAAAATTCAGCCAAACTAAAGTTAACTTGGAATCCCAACAATACGTTTTCTGTTCTTTTcccattctcctctctgtgtccttgtgtttcactgcaacataaaatctctataaaccTAAATGTCCTtaactctatggaatcagcacaatcaaacatgtctttgtgcagaataacatagaataaagacattctgacacaaatatcaacattttaacacaagtgttggtcactttttataacagaaacgaTGATACGTTCAAGAACTGTCAGAAAGGTCAAAGTCCTACAATagtgcctgtttttacagtatctTTCTGTGATAAACGGTGTGTTTTTGGCAATTTTATTCaactaaaatatactttttaagaGGATTAACAACCAAACTCATAAGATAATCTGAACAACTTTCAGCTTtcattttgaccaaaaacagagaaacagggTGCAAAAGTTCAGACCACAAGGAAAAGCTACACTAATGCTTTTAGCTGCTACAGGGATTTTCGTCAAATTTCAGCCCTTGGTTCTATATTGTGACTGTTTCCCCTCGAGTCCTCTGCAGATCAGAAACAAACGAGGACCCAGAACGCTTCCCTGTGGAATGCCACATCTCCTAGTTTGAATTAAAGTCAGaaagtcacatttttctttagacttcaaacatgttttatttattttcacaacaGTTTAGAAGTGATGCTCTGTGGTGACAACAGCGATGACATCATCATACTCATCATCCAATCCCTCGTCAGCCTGGGTGGGCGGAGTCATCGCCACGGAGACGGGCCAGTCCGTTCCTTCAGTCAGAGCAGGTTAGAAAGAGAAATGTAGATAACTGATCAACTGAAGAGTTCTGTTAGAGACAACTGTCAGTCACCAGAGTCTCagtgattgattgactgattgactgattgattgattgattgattgattgattgattgattgattgattgattgattgattgattgattgattgattgattgattgattgattgattgataaaacaATGATTACCTGTGGCTCTGTGTCGATATAAAGACACCATGATGAAAGTGGAGATGCAGTACGGACAGAACACCACCAGGTGACAGACCAGTCGGAGCATAAGGTGAAGGGGGCCGGAGGCAGGAGGCGGGGCTTCAGTGGGAGGTGAGGGTGTTTCTGTGGAGAGAATCCAAGCTGGTCAGGTGACTCTCTGGATGAATTCAGTGGTAAAATAAAAGCGTATCTTTGAAGTACTTTTGTGTATTGATGTAGTTTTGcatatctttgtagttgttctaTGTATAATTCATAATTGTTTTGAatatatttgtagttgttttgcatctctttgtagtcatttagtgtATCTTTGAAGTAGTTTTGTGTACCTGTGTAGTTGTGTGGTGTATCTTTGAAGTAGTTTTGTGAAGctttgtggtatttttgtgtgtctttgtggttgtgtaTCTATATAGCAGTTGTGCATATCTGTGCAGCAGTTGTGTGTATCTTTTCCCTCCTCACCTGTGACAGTGACCCAGCTGGGTTCAGACTCTCCAACACTGCTGATGTGACACTTGTAGAGACCTTCATCAGACCTGGAAACATGGCGGATGGTCATGTGACCTTCAGGCTCAGTCCTGATGAAGGAGCCATCTTTATAGAAATCAGCTGGGAAGTCGGAGGACGTCTTTGTTTTACAGCGCAGAGTGACATCATGTCCCTCCATCACAGGGAGGACAGGACTCTGCAGGATCACTGGACCACctgaacacagagacaaactgcagcatttcatcCGTTTACACACAGCTTCATCAACACTGAGTCCACAGTCTGATCTTACCAGTGACAGTGATGTTGATGGTGTTACTGGTTGCTCCCTCTCTGGACTCACACCAGTAAACTCCACTGTATGATTTAAGAGTGTAGCTGATGTTACAGGAGGAACCAGCTGGTCGTCCCCAACCAGCTCCACACTGAGTCCTGGTTTCATCAGTTGTGTTCCTCCTCAGAGTCCATCCAGCAGAGCTGTCGTCCTCCTCACAGCTCAGAGAAACAGACTGTCCTTTAAACATCTGAGAGCTGCTGGGACTCACAGTCAGAGAGGCTGCAGGGAGGAGACAGAAAGATTCAGTGTGAGATGATGGATATCGAATGGAAAAGCTTCTCAGACAGAATCAGTGAGTTTCAGACGAGACAGAAGAAGTTTACTGACCTTGGTTTGTGGTGCAGATCAGCAGTGAGCTCAGAACTGCAGAGAAATGAACCTCAGGTTAGTTTGAAAGAACAACTGTGTCTTCCAGCTTTAACAACAGTTTATTGAGCTTTTTAAGATGTGAATGTAGTGCAAAGTTAGCATGAACCAGAGTCAGCACGGTTACAGGTACTGTATGAGAATAATCTGAGGAAAATATCAATAGTGCAACAAGACAAACATAACAGCAGTACACTGACATTAGTCATTTAACAGCATTTTACTCTTTAATTACTATACATAATATATTGCTTTcacttatatttaaaaaatattaaagatacatcaacatttttttaaactgtcacaTAATGGTAGTTCTATCTTACTTTCTTCTCTTTACTGCTGTTTTGTTTACACTGATCAATAAACTGTCAAATGTTTTTACAATaaatgaaatctttaaaaacaaataacaaacataaTGTACTtacagacgagctgctgaagagatgtttGCCCCATCGTTCCACTCTGAGATGTGACATcggacaattttttttgttggttgaGAGAAGTTAACACCACCGTTTCCTCTGTGAAGACGGCTGCAGCAGCCCTGTGGTTTCACAGGAGTGGTGGTCACTTCTCTTTGCTTAGAATCAACAAGAAGAAAACTGTTGATTGTTATTTAATATTCCTAATGAA
Encoded proteins:
- the LOC131989267 gene encoding high affinity immunoglobulin epsilon receptor subunit alpha-like produces the protein MGQTSLQQLVFLSSLLICTTNQASLTVSPSSSQMFKGQSVSLSCEEDDSSAGWTLRRNTTDETRTQCGAGWGRPAGSSCNISYTLKSYSGVYWCESREGATSNTINITVTGGPVILQSPVLPVMEGHDVTLRCKTKTSSDFPADFYKDGSFIRTEPEGHMTIRHVSRSDEGLYKCHISSVGESEPSWVTVTGEEGKDTHNCSPPPASGPLHLMLRLVCHLVVFCPYCISTFIMVSLYRHRATGTDWPVSVAMTPPTQADEGLDDEYDDVIAVVTTEHHF